In a single window of the Trypanosoma brucei brucei TREU927 chromosome 6, complete sequence genome:
- a CDS encoding retrotransposon hot spot (RHS) protein, putative (RHS1. Chimeric gene between RHS5 (N-terminal domain) and RHS1 (C-terminal domain): pers. comm. Frederic Bringaud, CNRS/BordeauxII University.) — protein MNQNGGSVGDTWNVLNGWLNGAYRPMKRQADRENENPSETGEGKSLEEKLYDSIYNAKWSYVMSGYDTEPLGMKVFDGRPQQMWTKEEVDVSQTPETVNEPLPRHGNLEIAVLTSQMGWPYTSFQPQEKDYDINHKKGVEYVFNDDVYIRRETLRVWHKVEERLNKWLMGEVIVNPMAHVLIGTPGIGKSFSTAPFLLYKLLHYEASQLQIIIYVVRGKAYVFHKPIGGRAGYVTFYSNYEHASTLIDQIVRDSCKTGKIKGYLIFDVDKDHPAPVKPPGDFSGIALSSPDKRQFHEWSKQNTATHIYINCDTLKDLEAIHISRWGKIAPAYKWSPPVAKEKIEREWQEIQARIRIVGPLLRHIVDSRSYEKRAQAMQNTILKLERGDTEYFRSVIRNRAFWETHEASHKLVMVVRVKEDLLLCDMHRCKPLSSYTGEAISDRLKPFIQEKSALVSELLSNRTLAAYRFKQSGIEVLSHEDALIELAKELRGLPYTGDQIPQSVLQVLQGPRLTNPLIEVPHDSTIRAGTEIEYMILYKPQSGNFPVVDAFFFVENPKTFVGLQFTISDKHSCSTSGLFKMKRCLQSYFKHWDNFSNDMVWEIIYVQRVDSEKITKPQCCEGTIEDEGQNNKVEERFWRERVHQFSATLNERIIALYVELQVRGNNNNGVNN, from the coding sequence atgaatcaGAACGGTGGTAGTGTGGGAGATACTTGGAATGTTTTAAATGGATGGTTGAATGGTGCGTACCGCCCGATGAAGAGACAAGCCGACCGAGAAAACGAGAACCCATCAGAAACCGGAGAGGGCAAGTCTCTCGAAGAGAAATTATACGATTCCATTTATAATGCAaaatggagttatgtgatgtcgggttatGATACAGAGCCACTTGGAATGAAAGTGTTTGATGGAAGGCCACAGCAGATGTGGacgaaggaggaggttgaTGTCAGTCAAACTCCGGAAACTGTGAACGAACCACTTCCTCGTCACGGTAACTTGGAGATTGCTGTGCTCACATCTCAAatgggttggccatacaCGTCGTTCCAAccacaagaaaaagattATGATATTAATCACAAGAAGGGAGTGGAGTACGTTTTTAACGATGACGTTTATATCCGCAGGGAAACACTGAGGGTGTGGCATAAGGTTGAGGAACGGCTTAACAAGTGGCTTATGGGTGAAGTGATTGTCAACCCGATGGCTCATGTTCTTATTGGTACACCTGGTATTGGTAAATCGTTTTCCACAGCGCCATTTCTGTTATACAAACTACTGCATTATGAAGCGAGTCAGCTTCAGATTATCATATACGTTGTGAGGGGTAAGGCGTATGTGTTTCATAAACCCATAGGTGGTCGAGCAGGATATGTTACGTTTTACAGTAATTATGAGCATGCTTCAACACTTATTGACCAAATAGTCAGGGATTCATGTAAGACAGGGAAAATCAAGGGATACCTTATATTCGACGTGGACAAGGATCATCCTGCTCCAGTGAAACCACCTGGTGATTTTTCCGGTATTGCTTTGAGCTCTCCAGACAAAAGACAATTCCATGAATGGTCCAAGCAAAACACCGCCACACATATTTACATAAACTGTGATACATTGAAGGATTTGGAAGCCATACATATATCGAGGTGGGGGAAAATTGCTCCTGCTTACAAGTGGAGTCCTCCAGTTGCGAAGGAGAAAATTGAAAGAGAATGGCAAGAAATTCAAGCTCGCATTCGTATCGTTGGTCCACTGCTTCGTCACATTGTTGATTCACGTTCGTATGAAAAGCGTGCTCAAGCAATGCAAAATACTATTTTGAAACTTGAACGTGGAGATACTGAGTATTTTCGTTCCGTTATTCGAAACCGAGCCTTTTGGGAAACACATGAAGCATCACACAAGTTGGTGATGGTTGTTCGAGTAAAAGAGGATCTTCTCCTGTGTGATATGCATCGCTGCAAGCCACTTTCATCCTACACGGGGGAAGCTATTTCAGATCGACTGAAACCTTTTATACAGGAAAAGTCTGCTTTAGTATCTGAACTGCTGTCTAACCGTACCCTTGCTGCTTATCGTTTCAAGCAGAGTGGCATTGAAGTATTGTCACATGAGGATGCACTAATTGAGTTGGCAAAGGAGTTACGGGGCCTCCCATATACTGGGGATCAAATTCCACAAAGTGTGCTGCAGGTGCTGCAAGGACCAAGACTCACGAATCCTTTGATTGAGGTTCCCCATGATTCTACAATTAGAGCTGGAACTGAAATTGAATACATGATTTTGTACAAGCCGCAATCAGGAAATTTCCCAGTTGTTGAtgcgttcttttttgttgagaaCCCGAAGACTTTTGTGGGACTACAATTCACAATTTCCGATAAACATTCCTGCAGCACCAGTGGGTTATTTAAGATGAAAAGGTGTTTGCAAAGTTACTTCAAACATTGGGACAATTTTTCCAATGATATGGTATGGGAAATAATTTATGTTCAAAGGGTTGACAGCGAAAAAATTACAAAGCCACAATGTTGTGAGGGGACAATCGAAGATGAAGGACAAAATAATAAGGTTGAGGAAAGATTttggagagagagagtgcaTCAATTCTCTGCCACTCTTAATGAACGCATCATTGCACTATACGTTGAATTGCAAGTAAGaggtaacaataacaacggaGTTAACAATTAG